One window of the Enterobacter huaxiensis genome contains the following:
- the ihfA gene encoding integration host factor subunit alpha, with amino-acid sequence MALTKAEMSEYLFDKLGLSKRDAKELVELFFEEIRRALENGEQVKLSGFGNFDLRDKNQRPGRNPKTGEDIPITARRVVTFRPGQKLKSRVENATPKAE; translated from the coding sequence ATGGCGCTTACAAAAGCTGAAATGTCAGAATATCTGTTTGATAAGCTTGGGCTTAGCAAACGGGATGCCAAAGAGCTGGTAGAGCTGTTTTTCGAAGAGATCCGTCGTGCTCTGGAAAATGGTGAGCAGGTAAAACTCTCCGGTTTTGGCAATTTTGATTTGCGAGACAAAAACCAACGTCCGGGCCGTAACCCGAAGACGGGGGAAGATATTCCCATTACAGCCCGCCGCGTGGTGACCTTCAGACCCGGCCAGAAGTTAAAAAGCCGTGTCGAAAACGCAACGCCCAAAGCAGAGTAA
- a CDS encoding NlpC/P60 family protein has protein sequence MRFWFLLMATLFLAGCSSHRAPPPNPRLSDSITVIASLNDQLSNWRGTPYRYGGMTRRGVDCSGFVLMTFRDKFDLQLPRETRKQAEIGTEIDKGDLLPGDLVFFKTGSGESGLHVGIYDTDNQFIHASTSRGVMRSSLDNVYWRKNFWQARRI, from the coding sequence ATGCGATTCTGGTTTCTCTTGATGGCGACGTTATTTCTTGCGGGATGCAGTAGTCACCGTGCGCCACCGCCTAATCCGCGGCTTTCAGATTCAATAACGGTTATCGCCAGCCTCAACGATCAGTTGAGCAACTGGCGCGGCACGCCCTATCGCTATGGCGGAATGACGCGCCGGGGTGTGGATTGCTCCGGGTTTGTGCTGATGACTTTCCGCGATAAGTTTGATCTTCAGCTTCCGCGCGAAACGCGCAAACAGGCGGAAATCGGCACTGAAATTGATAAAGGGGATTTACTCCCGGGCGACCTGGTCTTTTTCAAAACAGGCTCGGGTGAAAGTGGTCTGCATGTGGGCATTTATGACACCGACAATCAGTTCATTCATGCCTCTACCAGCCGTGGGGTGATGCGTTCTTCCCTGGATAATGTTTACTGGCGTAAAAACTTCTGGCAAGCCAGACGTATTTAG
- the pheM gene encoding pheST operon leader peptide PheM: MNAAIFRFFFYFST, from the coding sequence ATGAATGCTGCTATTTTCCGCTTCTTCTTTTACTTTAGCACCTGA
- the rpmI gene encoding 50S ribosomal protein L35 has translation MPKIKTVRGAAKRFKKTGGGGFKRKHANLRHILTKKSTKRKRHLRPKGLVSKGDLGLVIACLPYA, from the coding sequence ATGCCAAAAATTAAGACCGTACGCGGTGCTGCTAAGCGCTTCAAAAAAACCGGTGGTGGTGGATTTAAGCGTAAGCACGCAAACCTGCGTCATATTCTGACCAAAAAATCTACTAAGCGTAAACGTCACCTGCGTCCAAAAGGCCTTGTTTCTAAAGGCGATCTGGGTCTGGTTATCGCGTGCCTGCCGTACGCATAA
- the pheS gene encoding phenylalanine--tRNA ligase subunit alpha, with protein sequence MSHLAELVASATAAINQASDVAALDNVRVEYLGKKGHLTLQMTTLRELPAEERPAAGAVINEAKEQVQQALNARKATLESAVLNARLAQETIDVSLPGRRIENGGLHPVTRTIDRIESFFGELGFTVATGPEIEDDYHNFDALNIPGHHPARADHDTFWFDATRLLRTQTSGVQIRTMKDQEPPIRIIAPGRVYRNDYDQTHTPMFHQMEGLIVDKNISFTNLKGTLHDFLNNFFEEDLQVRFRPSYFPFTEPSAEVDVMGKNGKWLEVLGCGMVHPNVLRNVGIDPEVYSGFAFGMGMERLTMLRYGVTDLRAFFENDLRFLKQFK encoded by the coding sequence ATGTCACATCTCGCAGAGCTGGTTGCCAGTGCAACGGCCGCCATTAACCAGGCCTCAGATGTCGCCGCGTTAGACAATGTCCGCGTCGAATATCTGGGCAAGAAAGGGCATCTGACCCTTCAAATGACTACCCTGCGTGAGCTGCCTGCAGAAGAGCGCCCTGCAGCAGGGGCAGTGATTAACGAAGCCAAAGAGCAGGTACAGCAGGCACTGAACGCGCGTAAAGCGACGCTGGAAAGTGCGGTGCTGAATGCCCGTCTGGCTCAGGAAACCATTGACGTATCCCTGCCGGGGCGTCGCATTGAAAACGGCGGTCTGCACCCGGTAACCCGTACCATTGACCGCATTGAAAGTTTCTTCGGTGAGCTCGGCTTTACCGTGGCGACTGGCCCGGAAATCGAAGATGATTATCACAACTTCGACGCCCTCAACATTCCTGGCCATCATCCGGCACGCGCTGACCACGACACTTTCTGGTTCGACGCTACGCGCCTGCTGCGTACCCAGACTTCTGGCGTTCAGATCCGCACCATGAAGGATCAGGAACCTCCTATCCGTATTATCGCGCCGGGCCGCGTCTATCGTAACGACTACGACCAGACGCATACCCCGATGTTCCACCAGATGGAAGGCCTGATCGTTGATAAAAACATCAGCTTTACCAACCTGAAAGGCACGCTGCACGATTTCCTGAACAACTTCTTTGAGGAAGATCTGCAGGTTCGTTTCCGTCCGTCCTACTTCCCGTTCACCGAACCGTCTGCGGAAGTGGACGTGATGGGTAAAAACGGCAAATGGCTGGAAGTGCTGGGCTGCGGCATGGTGCATCCAAACGTGCTGCGCAATGTGGGTATCGATCCGGAAGTGTACTCCGGCTTTGCCTTCGGTATGGGCATGGAGCGTCTGACCATGCTGCGCTACGGCGTGACCGACCTGCGCGCCTTCTTCGAAAACGATCTGCGTTTCCTCAAACAGTTTAAATAA
- a CDS encoding glutathione peroxidase codes for MQSDILNTEVTTIDGEKTTLEGYKGKVLLLVNVASKCGLTPQYEQLENIHKAWEKDGFTVLGFPCNQFLGQEPGSEEEIKTFCSTTYGVTFPMFSKIDVNGEHRHPLYAKLIAAAPTAVAPEESGFYERMASKGRAPLYPDDILWNFEKFLIGRDGQVVQRFSPDMTPEDPIVMESIKLALAK; via the coding sequence ATGCAGTCTGATATTCTGAATACCGAAGTGACCACCATCGACGGCGAGAAGACCACGCTGGAAGGCTATAAAGGCAAGGTCTTGCTGTTGGTGAATGTGGCGTCTAAATGTGGCCTGACGCCGCAGTATGAGCAGCTGGAGAACATTCACAAAGCCTGGGAGAAAGACGGTTTCACCGTGCTGGGCTTCCCGTGCAACCAGTTTCTGGGCCAGGAGCCGGGCAGCGAAGAAGAGATCAAAACATTCTGCAGTACCACCTATGGCGTGACCTTCCCGATGTTCAGCAAAATCGACGTTAACGGTGAACATCGCCATCCGCTGTATGCGAAGCTGATTGCCGCTGCCCCGACGGCCGTTGCGCCTGAAGAGAGCGGATTCTACGAGCGTATGGCGAGCAAAGGGCGCGCGCCGCTGTACCCGGACGATATTCTGTGGAATTTCGAGAAATTCCTGATTGGTCGTGATGGTCAGGTTGTTCAACGTTTCTCCCCGGATATGACGCCTGAAGATCCGATCGTCATGGAGTCCATCAAGCTGGCGCTGGCGAAATAA
- a CDS encoding EAL domain-containing protein produces the protein MIITLDNAYQSELLLLPARNSAGELKGLEILVNFVGVGTNVRIPTELVIPHLSKEDELALFQEKLQLLDTCKLFFIQHHLLAWINITPAIVEFLLSNGDAVLILERYPFLELSVNENYPGLNNGKDDPELARMAIHFPLVLANFGAGAASLKPVYDGLFKRVILDKGFIQQRVTELSFEPFMRAILWQITPHCQSIMVSGVDDHGILQRVLPFNFGAMQGSLWPAVPAEQVTTLVQ, from the coding sequence ATGATTATCACGCTAGATAATGCTTACCAGTCTGAACTTTTACTACTTCCCGCGCGTAATAGTGCAGGGGAGCTTAAAGGTCTGGAGATTTTGGTTAACTTTGTTGGCGTGGGTACGAACGTTAGGATCCCTACCGAGCTGGTTATCCCGCATCTTTCTAAAGAGGATGAACTAGCGCTTTTTCAAGAAAAGTTGCAATTGCTCGATACCTGCAAACTGTTCTTTATTCAGCATCACTTACTTGCATGGATAAATATTACACCTGCAATTGTCGAATTTTTATTAAGCAATGGGGATGCTGTTTTAATTCTTGAGCGTTATCCTTTTCTTGAGCTGAGTGTTAATGAGAATTATCCAGGTTTAAATAATGGGAAAGACGATCCCGAACTGGCGAGAATGGCGATCCATTTTCCGCTGGTACTGGCTAATTTTGGGGCGGGAGCGGCATCCCTTAAACCGGTATACGACGGTTTGTTTAAACGGGTCATACTGGATAAAGGCTTTATTCAACAGCGTGTCACCGAACTCTCATTTGAGCCTTTTATGCGTGCGATCCTGTGGCAAATTACGCCGCACTGCCAGTCGATAATGGTGTCCGGGGTTGACGATCACGGCATTTTACAGCGCGTTCTGCCTTTTAATTTTGGCGCAATGCAGGGAAGCCTCTGGCCCGCCGTCCCGGCGGAGCAGGTGACAACCCTCGTTCAGTGA
- the rplT gene encoding 50S ribosomal protein L20: MARVKRGVIARARHKKILKQAKGYYGARSRVYRVAFQAVIKAGQYAYRDRRQRKRQFRQLWIARINAAARQNGISYSKFINGLKKASVEIDRKILADIAVFDKVAFTALVEKAKAALA; this comes from the coding sequence ATGGCTCGCGTAAAACGTGGTGTAATTGCACGTGCACGTCACAAGAAAATTTTGAAACAAGCTAAAGGCTACTACGGTGCGCGTTCACGCGTATACCGCGTTGCCTTCCAGGCTGTTATCAAAGCAGGTCAGTACGCTTACCGTGACCGTCGTCAGCGTAAGCGTCAGTTCCGTCAACTGTGGATTGCGCGTATCAACGCAGCAGCACGTCAGAACGGTATTTCTTACAGCAAATTCATCAACGGCCTGAAAAAAGCCTCTGTTGAAATCGACCGTAAGATCCTGGCTGACATCGCAGTATTCGACAAAGTAGCGTTCACCGCTCTGGTCGAAAAAGCGAAAGCAGCACTGGCGTAA
- the btuD gene encoding vitamin B12 ABC transporter ATP-binding protein BtuD, with translation MTLLMQLSNVASSGRLEPVTAAVSAGEILHLVGPNGAGKSTLLGRMAGMTSGEGEVTLLDRSLAEWSPSSLAHRRSYLVQQQVPPFAMPVWHYLTLHLHDKNHTSLLNDVASALGLEDKLTRLASQLSGGEWQRVRLAAVILQIHPEGNPHGRLLVLDEPMSGLDVAQQAALDTLLSALSRQGIAIVMSSHDLNHTLRHAHRVWLLARGKLIASGTRDAVLTPPNLARAYNMLFKRLDIEGHKMLISTAQG, from the coding sequence ATGACTCTGCTGATGCAGCTTTCAAACGTTGCCAGTTCGGGACGTCTGGAGCCCGTTACCGCCGCCGTCAGTGCAGGTGAAATTCTGCATCTGGTGGGGCCGAATGGGGCAGGGAAGAGCACGCTGCTGGGGCGTATGGCGGGCATGACATCCGGGGAGGGAGAGGTCACTCTGCTTGACCGATCGCTTGCCGAGTGGTCACCCTCGTCGCTGGCACACCGCCGTAGCTATTTAGTGCAACAGCAGGTGCCGCCGTTTGCGATGCCGGTCTGGCACTACCTGACGCTGCATCTGCATGATAAAAACCACACCTCGCTACTCAACGACGTCGCCTCGGCGCTGGGTCTGGAAGACAAGCTCACCCGGCTTGCCAGCCAGCTTTCCGGCGGAGAGTGGCAGCGCGTACGCCTGGCGGCGGTGATCCTTCAGATCCACCCTGAGGGCAATCCTCACGGACGCTTGCTGGTTCTTGATGAGCCGATGAGCGGCCTGGACGTTGCACAGCAGGCGGCTCTCGATACGCTGCTCAGTGCGCTTTCCCGGCAGGGTATAGCCATCGTGATGAGTAGCCATGATTTGAACCATACGCTGCGCCACGCGCATCGGGTGTGGCTGCTGGCGCGTGGGAAACTGATTGCCAGCGGCACGCGTGACGCCGTACTGACGCCGCCGAACCTTGCCCGCGCCTACAATATGTTGTTCAAACGGCTGGATATCGAGGGGCATAAGATGCTCATTTCCACCGCGCAGGGGTAA
- the btuC gene encoding vitamin B12 ABC transporter permease BtuC — MLDFAHRQQQSDRRRLLMLMLLLLAATAVSLCAGDRWLGPESWFGPDGQLFVWQIRLPRTLAVILVGAALALCGTIMQALFENPLAEPGLLGVSNGAGVGLIAAVMLGGGELSTWGISLSAILGALLITLILLRFARRHLSTSRLLLAGVALGIICSALMTWAVYFSTSFDLRQLMYWMMGGFGGVDWKQGWLMVLLIPVMIWAAFQAQPLNILALGETSARQLGMSLGLWRNVLVIAIGWMVGVSVALAGAIGFIGLVIPHMLRLSGITDHRTLLPASAVAGAATLLVADIIARLALTAAELPIGVVTATLGAPVFIWLLLKAGR, encoded by the coding sequence ATGCTTGATTTTGCCCATCGCCAACAGCAGTCCGACCGACGCCGCCTGCTTATGCTTATGCTGCTGCTCCTTGCCGCCACGGCCGTCAGCCTGTGCGCGGGGGACAGGTGGCTGGGCCCAGAAAGCTGGTTTGGCCCTGACGGACAACTCTTTGTCTGGCAGATACGCCTGCCGCGGACGCTGGCGGTGATACTGGTTGGCGCTGCTCTGGCGCTGTGTGGCACGATTATGCAGGCGCTGTTTGAAAACCCGCTGGCGGAGCCGGGCTTGCTCGGCGTGTCGAACGGCGCGGGCGTGGGGCTTATCGCTGCCGTCATGCTGGGAGGCGGCGAACTGTCGACCTGGGGTATCAGCCTGAGCGCTATCCTCGGGGCCTTACTCATCACCCTTATATTGCTGCGCTTTGCCCGACGCCATCTCTCGACAAGCCGACTGCTGCTTGCCGGCGTCGCGCTGGGGATTATCTGCAGCGCGCTCATGACCTGGGCGGTGTACTTCTCGACCTCCTTTGATTTACGCCAGCTCATGTACTGGATGATGGGCGGATTCGGCGGCGTAGACTGGAAGCAGGGATGGCTGATGGTGCTGCTTATTCCGGTCATGATCTGGGCCGCTTTCCAGGCTCAGCCGCTGAATATTCTCGCCCTGGGTGAAACCTCCGCCCGACAGCTCGGTATGTCGCTTGGGTTATGGCGCAACGTGCTGGTGATTGCTATCGGGTGGATGGTCGGCGTGAGCGTGGCGCTGGCCGGGGCGATTGGCTTTATCGGGCTGGTTATCCCGCACATGCTGAGGTTGAGCGGTATCACGGACCATCGCACGTTGCTCCCGGCGTCGGCCGTTGCAGGGGCCGCCACGCTGCTGGTTGCCGATATCATCGCCCGGCTCGCCCTGACAGCCGCAGAGCTGCCTATTGGTGTGGTAACCGCCACGCTGGGCGCGCCGGTATTTATCTGGCTACTATTAAAGGCCGGACGTTAA
- the infC gene encoding translation initiation factor IF-3, producing MKGGKRVQTARPNRINGEIRAQEVRLTDLEGEPLGIVSLREAIEKAEEAGVDLVEISPNAEPPVCRIMDYGKFLYEKSKSSKEQKKKQKVIQVKEIKFRPGTDDGDYQVKLRSLIRFLEDGDKAKITLRFRGREMAHQQIGMEVLNRVREDLSELAVVESFPTKIEGRQMIMVLAPKKKQ from the coding sequence ATTAAAGGCGGAAAACGAGTTCAAACGGCACGTCCGAATCGTATCAATGGCGAGATTCGCGCCCAGGAAGTTCGCTTAACAGATCTGGAAGGTGAGCCACTGGGGATTGTGAGTCTGAGAGAAGCGATCGAAAAAGCTGAAGAAGCTGGAGTAGATTTAGTTGAAATCAGCCCTAACGCCGAACCGCCAGTTTGTCGTATTATGGACTACGGCAAGTTCCTTTATGAAAAGAGTAAGTCTTCTAAGGAACAGAAGAAGAAGCAAAAAGTTATCCAGGTTAAGGAAATCAAATTCCGTCCTGGTACCGACGATGGCGATTATCAGGTAAAACTCCGCAGCCTGATTCGCTTTCTGGAAGATGGCGATAAGGCCAAGATCACGCTGCGTTTCCGCGGTCGTGAGATGGCCCACCAACAGATCGGTATGGAAGTGCTTAACCGCGTCCGTGAAGATCTGAGTGAACTGGCAGTAGTCGAATCCTTCCCTACGAAGATCGAAGGCCGCCAGATGATCATGGTGCTCGCTCCTAAGAAGAAACAGTAA
- the selO gene encoding protein adenylyltransferase SelO: MTLSFTAHWHDELPGFYTALKPTPLQNARLIWHNDSLADALGIPPSLFQPSSGAGVWGGETLLPGMQPLAQVYSGHQFGVWAGQLGDGRGILLGEQQLPNGETLDWHLKGAGLTPYSRMGDGRAVLRSTIREGLASEAMHALGIPTSRALSIVTSDTPVARETMEQGAMLIRVAESHLRFGHFEHFYYRREPEKVRQLADYAIRRHWTPLQDEQDRYVLWFRDIVARTAVMIARWQTVGFAHGVMNTDNMSLLGLTFDYGPYGFLDDYQPGYICNHSDYQGRYSFDNQPAVGLWNLQRLAQSLSPFIDVDGLNDALDGYQEILLREYGSLMRNKLGLLTQEKGDNELLNALFSLMAREGSDYTRTFRLLSQTEQQSAASPLRDEFIDRQAFDDWFTAYRARLQQEQVDDAIRQEKMKAANPAMVLRNWLAQRAIEQAEQGEYEELHRLHLALRTPFADRDDDYVSRPPDWGKRLEVSCSS; this comes from the coding sequence ATGACCTTGTCTTTTACTGCTCACTGGCACGACGAACTGCCCGGCTTTTACACCGCGCTAAAACCAACACCCTTACAGAATGCACGTCTGATCTGGCATAACGACAGTCTGGCAGATGCGCTTGGCATTCCCCCCTCATTGTTCCAGCCTTCGTCCGGTGCAGGCGTCTGGGGCGGTGAAACGCTGTTGCCCGGCATGCAGCCGCTGGCGCAGGTCTATAGTGGACACCAGTTTGGCGTCTGGGCCGGACAGCTTGGCGATGGTCGGGGCATCCTGTTGGGCGAACAACAGCTCCCCAACGGCGAGACCCTCGACTGGCACCTCAAGGGCGCCGGGCTGACGCCCTATTCCCGAATGGGGGATGGCCGCGCGGTACTGCGTTCAACTATCCGCGAAGGCCTGGCGTCGGAAGCGATGCATGCGCTGGGTATTCCCACTTCGCGCGCGCTCTCGATCGTGACCAGCGACACGCCGGTCGCTCGCGAAACGATGGAGCAGGGCGCAATGCTGATCCGCGTGGCGGAAAGCCACCTGCGCTTTGGCCATTTCGAACACTTCTACTATCGCCGTGAACCTGAGAAAGTCCGCCAGCTTGCTGACTACGCGATCCGCCGCCACTGGACGCCTCTGCAGGACGAACAGGACCGCTATGTTCTGTGGTTTCGCGATATTGTCGCCCGTACCGCAGTGATGATTGCCCGCTGGCAGACCGTAGGTTTTGCACACGGCGTAATGAACACCGATAACATGTCGCTGCTTGGGCTAACGTTCGACTATGGTCCCTATGGCTTCCTCGATGATTATCAGCCGGGTTACATCTGTAACCACTCGGACTATCAGGGGCGCTACAGCTTTGACAACCAGCCAGCCGTCGGGCTGTGGAACCTTCAGCGCCTTGCGCAAAGCCTGTCACCGTTCATCGACGTTGACGGCCTGAATGATGCGCTCGACGGCTACCAGGAGATATTGCTGCGCGAGTACGGCTCGCTGATGCGCAACAAGCTCGGGCTGCTGACGCAGGAGAAAGGCGATAACGAACTGCTCAATGCTCTGTTCTCGCTGATGGCGCGCGAGGGAAGCGACTACACCCGTACCTTCCGCCTGCTGAGCCAAACCGAGCAGCAAAGCGCGGCCTCACCGCTGCGCGACGAGTTTATCGACAGGCAGGCGTTTGATGACTGGTTCACCGCCTATCGCGCACGCCTGCAGCAGGAACAGGTGGATGACGCTATCCGTCAGGAAAAAATGAAGGCGGCTAATCCGGCGATGGTATTGCGCAACTGGCTGGCTCAGCGCGCGATTGAACAGGCAGAGCAGGGAGAGTATGAAGAGCTGCACCGCCTGCACCTGGCGCTACGGACGCCGTTTGCCGACAGGGATGATGACTACGTCAGCCGCCCGCCGGACTGGGGCAAGCGGCTGGAGGTAAGTTGCTCAAGCTAG
- the pheT gene encoding phenylalanine--tRNA ligase subunit beta, with protein sequence MKFSELWLREWVNTTLDSDALSNQITMAGLEVDGVEPVSGAFNGVVVGEVVECGQHPNADKLRVTKVNVGGDRLLDIVCGAPNCRQGLKVAVATVGAVLPGDFKIKAAKLRGEPSEGMLCSFSELGISDDHNGIIELPLDAPIGTDIREYLKLDDNTIEISVTPNRADCLGIIGVARDVAVLNQTELNVPDIAPVEATISDVLPIRVDAADACPRYLGRVVKGINVKAPTPLWMKEKLRRCGIRSIDAVVDVTNYVLLELGQPMHAFDKDRIEGGIVVRMAKEGETLVLLDGSEAKLNADTLVIADHSKALAMGGIFGGEHSGVNDETQNVLLECAFFSPLSITGRARRHGLHTDASHRYERGVDPALQYKAMERATRLLIDICGGEAGPVIDVTNEATLPKRATITLRRSKLDRLIGHHVADAQVSDILRRLGCDVTEGQDEWKAVAPSWRFDMEIEEDLVEEVARVYGYNNIPDEPVQAGLVMGTHREADLSLKRVKTMLNDKGYQEVITYSFVDPKLQQLVHPGQEALILPSPISSEMSAMRLSLWTGLLGTIVYNQNRQQNRVRIFESGLRFVPDTQANLGIRQDLMLAGAISGNRYEEHWDLAKGTVDFYDMKGDLEAILDLTGKLSEIEFRAEAIPALHPGQSATIYLDGKRVGFIGVVHPELERKLDLNGRTIVFELEWSPVADRVIPQAQDVSRFPANRRDIAVVVAENVPAADILAECKKVGVNQVVGVNLFDVYRGKGVAEGFKSLAISLILQDTSRTLEEEEIAATVAKCVEALKERFQASLRD encoded by the coding sequence ATGAAATTTAGTGAACTGTGGTTACGCGAATGGGTGAACACTACGCTGGACAGCGACGCGCTTTCCAACCAGATCACCATGGCGGGTCTGGAAGTTGATGGCGTGGAACCCGTGTCAGGTGCCTTTAACGGTGTGGTAGTGGGTGAAGTGGTTGAATGCGGCCAGCACCCTAACGCCGACAAGCTGCGCGTGACAAAAGTGAACGTGGGCGGTGACCGTCTGCTGGATATCGTCTGCGGTGCGCCAAACTGCCGTCAGGGCCTGAAGGTGGCCGTGGCGACCGTGGGCGCCGTGCTGCCGGGTGATTTTAAGATCAAAGCGGCTAAGCTGCGCGGTGAGCCTTCTGAAGGCATGTTGTGCTCCTTCTCCGAGCTGGGTATTTCCGACGACCATAACGGCATTATCGAACTGCCGCTGGATGCGCCGATCGGAACCGATATCCGCGAATACCTGAAGCTTGATGACAACACCATCGAAATCAGCGTGACGCCAAACCGCGCCGACTGCCTGGGCATCATCGGCGTGGCGCGCGACGTTGCCGTGCTGAACCAGACTGAACTGAACGTGCCGGACATTGCGCCGGTTGAAGCGACCATCAGCGACGTGCTGCCTATCCGGGTTGACGCCGCTGACGCGTGCCCGCGCTACCTTGGCCGCGTGGTGAAAGGTATCAACGTTAAGGCACCAACCCCGCTGTGGATGAAAGAGAAGCTGCGCCGCTGCGGTATCCGTTCCATCGACGCCGTTGTTGACGTGACCAACTACGTTTTGCTGGAGCTGGGCCAGCCGATGCACGCATTCGATAAAGACCGTATCGAAGGCGGTATCGTTGTGCGCATGGCGAAAGAGGGTGAAACCCTGGTTCTGCTGGACGGCAGCGAAGCGAAACTGAACGCTGATACGCTGGTGATTGCTGACCACAGCAAAGCGCTGGCAATGGGCGGCATCTTCGGCGGTGAGCACTCTGGCGTAAACGATGAAACGCAAAACGTCCTGCTGGAATGTGCGTTCTTCAGCCCGCTCTCAATCACCGGTCGCGCGCGCCGTCACGGCCTGCACACCGATGCGTCTCACCGCTATGAGCGCGGCGTTGATCCGGCCCTGCAGTATAAAGCCATGGAGCGCGCGACCCGCCTGCTGATCGACATCTGCGGCGGTGAAGCGGGCCCGGTCATCGACGTGACCAACGAAGCCACGCTGCCTAAGCGCGCAACCATTACCCTGCGCCGCAGCAAGCTGGATCGCCTGATTGGCCATCACGTTGCGGATGCTCAGGTAAGCGACATTCTGCGCCGTCTGGGCTGCGACGTAACCGAAGGTCAGGACGAGTGGAAAGCCGTTGCGCCATCCTGGCGTTTCGACATGGAAATTGAAGAAGATCTGGTGGAAGAAGTGGCCCGCGTTTACGGCTACAACAACATCCCTGACGAGCCGGTACAGGCCGGTCTGGTGATGGGCACCCACCGCGAGGCCGACCTGTCCCTGAAGCGTGTGAAAACCATGCTCAACGACAAAGGTTACCAGGAAGTCATCACCTACAGCTTTGTCGATCCTAAGCTGCAGCAGCTGGTTCACCCGGGTCAGGAAGCGCTGATCCTGCCAAGCCCTATCTCCAGCGAGATGTCCGCAATGCGTCTGTCCCTGTGGACCGGCCTGCTGGGCACCATCGTTTATAACCAGAACCGTCAGCAAAACCGCGTGCGCATTTTCGAGAGCGGTCTGCGCTTTGTACCGGATACTCAGGCAAATTTAGGCATCCGTCAGGATCTCATGCTGGCCGGCGCTATCAGCGGTAACCGCTATGAAGAGCACTGGGATCTGGCAAAAGGCACGGTTGATTTCTACGATATGAAGGGCGATCTGGAAGCAATTCTGGATTTGACCGGTAAATTATCCGAAATTGAATTCCGCGCAGAAGCCATTCCGGCCCTGCATCCGGGCCAGAGTGCGACTATTTATCTGGACGGCAAACGCGTTGGTTTCATTGGCGTTGTGCACCCTGAGCTGGAACGTAAGCTCGACCTGAACGGCCGTACCATCGTGTTTGAGCTGGAGTGGAGCCCGGTGGCAGACCGCGTCATTCCTCAGGCTCAGGACGTATCACGCTTCCCGGCAAACCGCCGTGATATCGCAGTTGTGGTCGCTGAAAACGTGCCTGCAGCAGATATTTTGGCCGAATGTAAGAAAGTTGGCGTAAATCAGGTAGTTGGCGTAAACTTATTTGACGTGTACCGCGGCAAGGGCGTAGCAGAAGGTTTCAAGAGCCTCGCTATTAGCCTTATCCTTCAGGATACCAGCCGTACACTCGAAGAAGAGGAGATTGCCGCTACCGTCGCCAAATGTGTAGAGGCATTAAAAGAGCGATTCCAGGCATCATTGAGGGATTGA